A stretch of the Bacillota bacterium genome encodes the following:
- a CDS encoding methionine ABC transporter permease, whose protein sequence is MLSPEIINLLFKGILESLYMVIVSTFLSYILGIPVGIILYITADGGILQNKTVNQVLGFIVNFLRSVPFIILLVAILPFTRAVVGTTIGSTATIVPLVISAAPFIARMVESSLKEVDCGVIEAAQSMGSSPLQIIYKVLISEAKPSLIIGCAIAFTTILGYSAMAGFVGGGGLGAIAINYGYYRYQNNVMLITVLLLVIIVQIFQELGLKIAKLTDKRIK, encoded by the coding sequence ATGCTCTCGCCGGAAATAATTAATTTATTATTTAAAGGTATCCTTGAATCACTGTACATGGTCATTGTTTCGACCTTTCTATCTTACATACTTGGAATTCCTGTCGGTATCATACTGTATATCACAGCTGATGGTGGGATCTTGCAAAATAAAACAGTTAACCAGGTGCTTGGATTCATTGTAAATTTTTTAAGATCCGTTCCCTTTATAATTTTACTGGTTGCGATCCTTCCGTTTACAAGGGCAGTTGTAGGGACCACGATTGGCTCAACAGCAACAATTGTTCCACTTGTAATTTCGGCCGCCCCATTCATTGCAAGAATGGTTGAGTCATCGCTGAAAGAAGTGGACTGCGGAGTGATTGAAGCTGCTCAATCGATGGGGAGCTCTCCTCTTCAGATTATATATAAAGTGCTTATTTCTGAGGCAAAGCCGTCTTTGATCATTGGCTGCGCGATAGCATTTACAACGATTCTCGGATATTCCGCAATGGCAGGTTTTGTCGGGGGCGGCGGATTGGGCGCAATTGCAATAAATTATGGATATTACCGTTATCAAAATAACGTCATGTTAATAACAGTTTTGCTGCTAGTTATCATAGTTCAGATCTTTCAGGAGCTTGGCTTGAAAATTGCTAAACTTACTGACAAACGTATCAAATAA
- a CDS encoding ATP-binding cassette domain-containing protein, producing the protein MIKLEHISKTYSNNGADFDAIKDINLEIEQGEIFGIIGLSGAGKSTLVRCINYLEKPTRGKVVFDGKELGALSPKQLLKVRQSMGMIFQGFNLLSQRTALKNICFPLEIAGVSKTEAKKRALELLQIVSLNDKANAYPAQLSGGQKQRVAIARALATNPKVLLCDEATSALDPNSTRSILELLKSINEKMGVTIIIITHEMKVIEQICSRVAVIDQSKIVEIGDVRDVFLRPQSAIARELILPKGEAVERFTGKRCLRIIFDGNSAFEPIISNMALECRTAVNILAADTKNISGRAYGQMVLQLPEDESSTARIFSFLDERKVQYKEEQLNALAGNN; encoded by the coding sequence GTGATAAAACTTGAACACATCAGTAAGACATATTCTAATAATGGGGCAGATTTTGATGCGATCAAGGATATAAATCTTGAGATCGAGCAGGGCGAGATATTCGGGATTATCGGTCTGAGCGGCGCAGGAAAAAGCACGTTAGTTCGATGTATAAATTATCTTGAAAAACCAACAAGGGGGAAAGTAGTTTTTGACGGGAAAGAACTTGGCGCTTTAAGTCCAAAACAACTTCTCAAGGTTAGGCAATCTATGGGCATGATATTCCAGGGATTTAATCTGTTATCACAACGTACTGCATTGAAAAATATATGTTTTCCTCTTGAAATTGCAGGCGTCTCCAAGACGGAAGCAAAGAAAAGGGCTCTTGAACTGCTTCAAATTGTTAGCCTTAATGACAAAGCGAATGCTTATCCCGCACAGCTGTCAGGTGGCCAAAAACAGCGGGTAGCGATAGCTCGTGCGCTTGCAACTAATCCAAAGGTCCTGCTCTGTGATGAGGCTACGAGTGCGCTGGACCCTAACTCTACAAGATCCATACTGGAACTGCTAAAAAGCATCAATGAAAAAATGGGCGTAACCATCATAATTATTACACATGAGATGAAGGTTATTGAACAGATTTGCAGCCGCGTTGCAGTCATAGACCAAAGTAAAATTGTTGAAATTGGCGACGTTAGGGATGTGTTTTTGCGACCGCAATCTGCTATTGCGCGTGAACTGATACTGCCGAAAGGCGAAGCGGTAGAGCGTTTTACCGGAAAACGATGTCTTCGTATCATATTTGACGGTAACTCTGCATTCGAACCGATCATATCAAACATGGCACTTGAGTGTCGCACCGCAGTTAACATTTTAGCTGCCGATACAAAGAATATAAGCGGTAGAGCGTATGGGCAAATGGTTTTACAGCTGCCTGAGGATGAGTCATCTACGGCAAGAATTTTCAGCTTTTTAGATGAAAGGAAAGTCCAGTACAAGGAGGAACAGCTGAATGCTCTCGCCGGAAATAATTAA
- a CDS encoding O-acetylhomoserine aminocarboxypropyltransferase/cysteine synthase — MNKKYKFETLQLHVGQEKPDSASDARAVPIYQTTSYVFRNSAHAAARFGLADPGNIYGRLTNSTQDVFEQRVAALEGGIAALGVASGAAAISYTIQNLAQAGDHIVAAKTIYGGTYNLLAHTLPQYGISTTFVDPDIEGSFEAAIQDNTKGIFIETLGNPNSNIIDIEKAAAIAHAHKIPLVVDNTFATPYLVRPIEYGADIVVHSATKFIGGHGTAIGGVIVDSGNFNWEASGKFASLTEPNPSYHGVSFTKVVGPAAFVTKIRAILLRDTGATLAPLHAFLFLQGLETLSLRVERHVENALKVVDYLSKHPQVEKVNHPSLPESEYKELYDKYFPNGGGSIFTFNIKGDAETAKNFIDHLEIFSLLANVADVKSLVIHPASTTHSQLSEEELLDQGISPNTIRLSIGTEHIDDIIEDLDQAFKSVAK, encoded by the coding sequence ATGAATAAAAAATATAAATTTGAAACGTTACAGCTCCATGTCGGTCAAGAAAAGCCAGACTCCGCATCTGACGCACGCGCAGTCCCGATTTATCAAACAACGTCATATGTATTCAGAAATTCAGCTCACGCGGCTGCTCGGTTTGGACTTGCCGATCCAGGTAATATATATGGCAGATTGACAAATTCAACACAGGATGTTTTTGAGCAGAGAGTCGCAGCGCTTGAAGGCGGTATCGCTGCTTTGGGCGTGGCTTCCGGCGCTGCAGCTATTTCTTATACCATTCAGAATCTTGCACAGGCTGGTGATCATATCGTTGCTGCCAAAACTATATACGGCGGTACCTATAATTTGCTTGCCCATACACTGCCGCAATATGGTATTTCGACGACATTCGTTGATCCTGATATAGAGGGCTCATTTGAAGCGGCAATCCAGGACAACACAAAGGGAATCTTTATTGAAACACTAGGGAACCCCAACTCAAATATAATTGATATAGAGAAAGCAGCGGCTATAGCTCACGCTCATAAAATTCCACTGGTGGTTGATAACACCTTTGCAACTCCGTATCTCGTTCGCCCAATCGAATATGGCGCAGACATTGTCGTACATTCCGCAACTAAATTTATAGGCGGGCATGGAACTGCTATTGGCGGCGTAATCGTTGACAGTGGCAATTTTAACTGGGAAGCCAGCGGTAAATTTGCATCACTTACCGAGCCAAACCCGAGTTATCATGGCGTCAGCTTTACAAAAGTTGTAGGACCTGCCGCATTTGTAACCAAAATACGCGCGATCCTGCTTCGCGATACTGGTGCGACTCTTGCTCCTCTGCATGCATTCCTATTCCTACAGGGGCTTGAAACCTTGTCCCTTCGCGTAGAGCGTCATGTTGAGAATGCCTTGAAGGTTGTAGACTATCTGTCAAAACATCCGCAAGTTGAAAAAGTTAATCATCCATCTCTGCCCGAAAGTGAATATAAAGAACTATATGACAAATACTTCCCGAACGGCGGCGGTTCTATCTTTACCTTTAATATTAAAGGCGATGCTGAAACAGCAAAGAATTTCATAGATCATCTTGAAATATTCTCCTTGCTTGCGAATGTTGCAGACGTAAAAAGTCTGGTTATCCATCCTGCTTCCACAACCCATTCACAGCTTTCGGAGGAAGAATTGCTGGATCAGGGAATTAGCCCAAATACTATTCGCCTATCAATCGGTACAGAACATATTGATGATATAATTGAAGATTTGGATCAAGCTTTTAAATCTGTTGCAAAGTAA